In one Lolium rigidum isolate FL_2022 chromosome 3, APGP_CSIRO_Lrig_0.1, whole genome shotgun sequence genomic region, the following are encoded:
- the LOC124700279 gene encoding phospholipase A2 homolog 3-like, which translates to MARGRSSSSRMRRPHLRLLAAVAGLLVACAAVAPRSSALNVGLQSADTDGDGVSKQQACSRTCESDHCTTAPFLRYGKYCGILYSGCPGERPCDPLDACCMRHDYCVQAKNDYLSTQCNESLLECLAELRAGGGTFEGNKCMIDEVIDVITVVIEAAVVAGRVLHKP; encoded by the exons ATGGCACGCGGCAGAAGCAGCAGCTCCCGGATGCGGCGGCCGCATTTGCGTCTACTCGCGGCGGTGGCTGGGCTGCTGGTCGCGTgcgccgccgtcgcgccgcgCTCGTCGGCGCTCAACGTCGGCCTCCAGTCCGCCGACaccgacggcgacggcgtg AGCAAGCAGCAGGCGTGCAGCCGTACGTGCGAGTCCGACCACTGCACGA CGGCGCCGTTCCTGCGGTACGGCAAGTACTGCGGCATCCTCTACAGCGGCTGCCCCGGCGAGCGCCCCTGCGACCCGCTCGACGCCTGCTGCATGCGCCACGACTACTGCGTCCAGGCAAAGA ATGATTACCTGAGCACGCAGTGCAACGAGAGCCTGCTGGAGTGCCTGGCGGAGCTGCGGGCGGGCGGGGGCACCTTCGAGGGCAACAAGTGCATGATCGACGAGGTCATCGACGTCATCACCGTCGTCATCgaggccgccgtcgtcgccggcagGGTACTCCACAAGCCCTAG